In Achromobacter spanius, the following proteins share a genomic window:
- the pxpB gene encoding 5-oxoprolinase subunit PxpB, translated as MNDSSEPPSSARPRWRILPQGDRCIVVSFGDRIDADLGRTCLAAARKLRDARWAGVTDVVPSFAAVAVHYRPDGLGNGPTCASLTDRINALLAEGIPADAVGGCDIDIPVCYGGEHGPDLADVAHAAGLSPDAIIALHSQRRSMVFMLGFAPGHAYLGVHDEPLNIPRRPSPRTVVPAGAVAVANRQTVIYPSRLPGGWNIIGATPLALFDPAREPASLLQPGDSVRFVPITPEEFDRIRKGQP; from the coding sequence TTGAACGATTCTTCCGAACCTCCTTCCTCGGCCCGCCCCCGCTGGCGCATTCTGCCCCAGGGTGACCGCTGCATCGTCGTCTCGTTCGGCGACCGTATCGACGCCGACCTTGGCCGCACCTGCCTGGCCGCCGCGCGCAAACTGCGCGACGCGCGCTGGGCGGGCGTCACCGACGTGGTGCCATCATTTGCCGCAGTCGCGGTGCATTACCGGCCCGATGGCCTGGGCAACGGCCCCACCTGCGCCAGCCTGACCGACCGCATCAACGCCTTGCTGGCCGAAGGCATTCCCGCCGACGCCGTGGGCGGATGCGACATCGACATTCCCGTTTGCTATGGCGGCGAACATGGGCCCGACCTGGCCGACGTGGCGCACGCCGCGGGCCTGTCGCCCGACGCCATCATTGCCCTGCACAGCCAGCGCCGCAGCATGGTCTTCATGCTGGGATTCGCGCCCGGCCATGCCTATCTGGGCGTGCATGATGAACCGCTGAACATTCCACGCCGGCCCTCGCCACGCACCGTCGTCCCCGCGGGCGCCGTGGCGGTGGCCAACCGCCAGACGGTGATCTACCCGAGCCGCCTGCCGGGCGGCTGGAACATCATTGGCGCCACCCCGTTGGCCCTGTTCGACCCTGCCCGCGAACCCGCCTCACTGCTGCAACCCGGCGATTCCGTACGCTTCGTGCCGATTACGCCCGAGGAATTCGACCGCATCCGCAAAGGCCAGCCATGA
- a CDS encoding trimeric intracellular cation channel family protein, which produces MLSDISPLLLHTLYLVAIVAEAMTAALSAGRRDMDWMGVCIIACVTALGGGSLRDVLLGHYPLTWVIHPEYLWMTGGAAILTALIAPVMRRLRSLFLLADALGLVAFTVIGCQVAQMMQLPITVVLISGMITGCAGGVLRDVLCNEVPLLFRKELYASVSVVTGALYLGGQSLGLSANAAVPLALVAGLALRLLALRFNWQMPKFVYRDDWH; this is translated from the coding sequence ATGCTCTCCGACATATCCCCCTTGTTGCTGCACACGCTGTACCTGGTCGCCATCGTGGCCGAAGCGATGACCGCGGCGCTGTCGGCCGGCCGGCGCGACATGGACTGGATGGGCGTCTGCATCATCGCGTGCGTGACGGCGCTGGGTGGCGGGTCGCTGCGCGACGTGCTGCTGGGGCATTACCCGCTGACCTGGGTCATCCACCCCGAATACCTGTGGATGACGGGGGGCGCGGCCATCCTGACCGCGTTGATCGCGCCGGTGATGCGGCGCCTGCGCAGCCTGTTCCTGCTGGCTGACGCGCTGGGCCTGGTGGCCTTTACCGTTATTGGCTGCCAGGTGGCGCAGATGATGCAGTTGCCCATTACCGTCGTACTGATCAGCGGCATGATCACCGGCTGCGCGGGCGGGGTGCTGCGCGACGTGCTCTGCAACGAAGTGCCGCTGCTGTTTCGCAAGGAGCTCTACGCCAGCGTGTCGGTGGTGACCGGAGCGCTGTACCTGGGCGGCCAATCCCTGGGCCTGTCGGCCAACGCGGCCGTGCCGCTTGCGCTGGTGGCGGGCCTGGCGCTGCGGCTGTTGGCGCTGCGTTTCAACTGGCAGATGCCCAAATTCGTGTATCGGGACGATTGGCACTGA
- a CDS encoding copper resistance system multicopper oxidase → MGTSSLARRRFVQGLATGGALAALGGWRAAWAAPTSTPAPAPTAELRGTEFHLEIGETPVNYTGAARTATTVNGQLPAPILRWREGDTVTLHVTNRLREQTSIHWHGILLPSNMDGVPGLSFDGIDPGQTFTYRFPVRQSGTYWYHSHSGFQEQTGLYGAIVIDPRHHDPVAFDREHTVLLSDWTDEDPMRLFNKLKVMPDYYNGIQPSVQSLSADAREHGWRAALSERLMWEQMRMNPSDLADVSGATYTFLTNGATPAGNWTGLFKPGERIRLRFINGSAMTYFDVRIPGLKMTVVAADGQDVRPVDVEEFRIGVAETYDVIVEPKDERAYTIFSQAMDRSGYARATLAPRAGMQADVPALDRVQLLGMMDMGMSHDMGSGTEAPMDNAGDTDHGAMNHGTVPGMDHGDAHGSGAGQGGMVQVQHPYPTERGVGNSMLPDQVSTRLDDPGVGLRNNGRRVLTYADLHSLREPDDKRAPSREIELHLTGNMERYMWSFNGVKFTDAKPIVLRYGERVRFVLVNDTMMTHPIHLHGLWSDLESPDGAFQVRKHTITLNPAQRLSYRVSADARGLWAYHCHLLYHMEAGMFRAVVVE, encoded by the coding sequence ATGGGCACCTCATCTCTTGCCCGCCGCCGCTTTGTGCAAGGTCTTGCCACGGGCGGCGCGTTGGCGGCGCTGGGCGGCTGGCGCGCCGCCTGGGCCGCGCCCACCTCCACACCCGCACCCGCCCCCACCGCCGAACTACGCGGCACCGAATTCCATCTGGAGATCGGCGAAACGCCCGTGAACTACACCGGCGCGGCCCGCACAGCCACCACGGTCAACGGCCAGTTACCTGCGCCCATACTGCGCTGGCGAGAAGGCGACACGGTCACGCTGCACGTGACCAACCGGCTGCGCGAACAAACGTCCATTCATTGGCACGGCATTCTTCTGCCCTCGAACATGGACGGCGTGCCGGGCCTGAGCTTTGACGGCATCGACCCCGGCCAGACGTTTACCTACCGCTTTCCCGTGCGCCAAAGCGGCACGTACTGGTATCACAGCCACTCGGGCTTTCAGGAACAGACCGGCCTGTACGGCGCCATCGTCATCGACCCGCGCCACCACGACCCCGTCGCCTTCGACCGCGAGCACACCGTGCTGCTGTCCGACTGGACGGACGAAGATCCCATGCGGCTGTTCAACAAGCTCAAGGTGATGCCCGATTACTACAACGGCATCCAACCCAGCGTCCAAAGCCTGTCGGCCGACGCGCGCGAGCACGGCTGGCGCGCGGCGCTCTCCGAACGGCTGATGTGGGAGCAGATGCGCATGAACCCGTCGGACCTGGCGGACGTGTCCGGCGCCACCTACACCTTCCTGACCAACGGCGCCACGCCCGCCGGCAACTGGACGGGGCTGTTCAAGCCGGGCGAACGCATCCGGCTGCGCTTCATCAACGGCTCGGCGATGACCTACTTCGATGTGCGCATTCCCGGCCTGAAGATGACGGTGGTGGCCGCCGACGGGCAGGACGTGCGACCGGTGGACGTAGAGGAATTCCGCATTGGCGTGGCGGAAACGTATGACGTGATCGTCGAACCCAAAGACGAGCGTGCCTACACCATCTTCTCGCAAGCCATGGACCGTTCGGGATACGCACGCGCCACGCTGGCGCCGCGCGCCGGCATGCAGGCGGACGTACCCGCGCTGGACCGCGTGCAACTTCTGGGCATGATGGATATGGGGATGTCGCATGACATGGGATCGGGCACGGAAGCCCCAATGGACAATGCCGGCGACACGGACCATGGCGCGATGAACCACGGCACCGTGCCCGGCATGGACCATGGCGACGCGCACGGCTCAGGGGCCGGCCAAGGCGGCATGGTTCAAGTCCAACACCCCTACCCCACGGAACGCGGCGTGGGTAATTCCATGTTGCCGGACCAGGTGTCGACGCGCCTGGACGACCCGGGCGTGGGCCTGCGCAACAACGGCCGCCGCGTGCTCACCTATGCGGACCTGCATTCGCTACGCGAACCCGACGACAAGCGCGCGCCATCGCGCGAGATCGAACTGCATCTGACCGGCAACATGGAACGCTACATGTGGTCGTTCAACGGCGTGAAGTTCACGGATGCCAAGCCCATCGTGCTGCGCTACGGCGAGCGCGTGCGCTTTGTGCTGGTCAACGACACGATGATGACGCACCCCATCCACCTGCATGGCCTGTGGAGCGACCTGGAGTCACCCGACGGCGCATTCCAAGTACGCAAGCACACCATCACGCTGAACCCCGCGCAGCGGCTCAGCTACCGGGTAAGTGCCGACGCGCGCGGGCTGTGGGCTTACCACTGCCATCTGCTGTATCACATGGAGGCCGGCATGTTCAGAGCGGTCGTGGTGGAGTAA
- a CDS encoding VOC family protein, giving the protein MTAQTNLPPFHLAFPVRDLAEARAFYGETLGCPEGRSSNEWIDFNFYGHQIVAHLAPSECGHNATSAVDSHNVPVRHFGAVLSMEQWEAMSKRLIDAGTEFVIEPYIRFKGEVGEQATMFFLDPSGNALEFKAFKNMDSLFAK; this is encoded by the coding sequence ATGACCGCCCAAACCAACCTGCCGCCGTTCCATTTGGCCTTCCCGGTCCGCGACCTGGCCGAAGCCCGCGCCTTCTACGGCGAAACGCTGGGCTGTCCGGAGGGCCGTAGCTCGAACGAATGGATCGACTTCAACTTCTACGGCCATCAGATCGTTGCCCACCTGGCCCCCAGCGAATGCGGCCACAACGCCACCAGCGCCGTTGACTCGCACAACGTGCCCGTGCGCCATTTCGGCGCCGTGCTTTCCATGGAACAATGGGAAGCCATGTCCAAGCGCCTGATCGACGCCGGCACGGAATTCGTCATCGAACCGTACATCCGCTTCAAGGGCGAAGTGGGCGAACAAGCCACGATGTTCTTCCTGGATCCGTCGGGCAACGCCCTGGAATTCAAGGCATTCAAGAACATGGATTCGCTCTTCGCCAAGTAA
- a CDS encoding copper resistance protein B has protein sequence MTSSTRQLKLCALAMAMTLAAAGAQAQSPAADHGTMDHSSMDHGATPSPEPAATDHSSMDHGATPPTAPAAMDHADMNHDAPASVSPPLGSLPSSDGAGERGYDSYGIHPHMMDNAPAWQVLFDKFGVSRNRDGQNALDWDGRFWFGTATDRLVIKSEGERESGGGSDGKVEAFWSHAVSPFWDLQLGARRDIGTGPKRNWAAFGIEGVLPYNVELETTAYVGASGRTALALKAEYDLLLTQRLIFTPELEASLYGKSDVERGIGSGLSTGSLSLRLRYEVTREFAPYIGVSFERKFGQTARYASDAGASRSQTAVMAGVRFWF, from the coding sequence ATGACATCGAGCACACGGCAACTGAAGCTGTGCGCGCTGGCAATGGCAATGACGCTGGCCGCGGCAGGCGCGCAGGCGCAGTCGCCCGCCGCGGATCATGGCACGATGGACCATTCCAGCATGGACCACGGCGCGACGCCCTCACCCGAGCCGGCCGCGACAGACCACTCCAGCATGGACCACGGCGCGACGCCGCCAACTGCTCCGGCTGCGATGGATCACGCGGACATGAACCATGACGCCCCCGCTTCGGTTTCGCCGCCCCTGGGCAGCCTGCCGTCCAGCGACGGCGCGGGGGAACGCGGCTACGACAGCTATGGCATCCACCCACACATGATGGACAACGCGCCCGCCTGGCAGGTGCTGTTCGACAAGTTCGGCGTATCGCGCAACCGCGATGGCCAGAACGCGCTGGACTGGGATGGCCGCTTCTGGTTCGGCACCGCCACCGACCGCCTCGTCATCAAGAGCGAAGGCGAACGCGAAAGCGGCGGCGGGTCGGACGGCAAGGTCGAAGCCTTCTGGAGCCACGCGGTATCGCCTTTCTGGGACCTGCAACTGGGTGCGCGCCGCGACATCGGCACCGGCCCCAAGCGCAACTGGGCCGCCTTCGGCATTGAAGGCGTGCTGCCTTACAACGTGGAACTGGAAACCACCGCGTATGTGGGCGCGTCGGGCCGCACGGCGCTGGCGCTGAAGGCCGAGTACGACCTGCTGCTGACGCAACGGCTGATCTTTACACCCGAGCTGGAAGCCAGCCTTTATGGCAAGTCCGACGTCGAACGCGGCATTGGGTCGGGCCTGTCCACGGGCTCGCTGTCCTTGCGCTTGCGCTATGAAGTCACGCGCGAATTCGCGCCTTATATCGGCGTATCCTTTGAACGAAAGTTCGGCCAGACCGCACGCTACGCGTCGGACGCCGGCGCCAGCCGGTCGCAGACCGCCGTCATGGCCGGCGTGCGATTTTGGTTCTGA
- the serA gene encoding phosphoglycerate dehydrogenase, whose translation MAKIVLFENIHPSARAVFEAAGYTDIVTHAAALPPSQMHDALRGAQVAGIRSRTHLDAALLSSPDLRVVGCFCIGTNQVDLDAAMQRGIPVFNAPFSNTRSVAELVLGEAILLLRRIPEKNARVHLGHWDKSAAGAFETRGKTLGIVGYGNIGSQISTLAESLGMRVIYHDVEAKLPLGNARPAGTLNELLEQADVVTLHVPGGKSTENIMNAETIARMQRGAILINASRGTVVDIDALHAALKSGHLAGAALDVFPTEPKSADEPLASPLIGMPNVILTPHIGGSTQESQENIGREVAEKLVRFMQAGTTKGAVNFPELPYLEPAGATRILHVHRNAPGALGTLDNLMAQHGLNIVSQTLQTKGQIGYVITDVEGQVDDIVMTTLRSHPITVRCDRL comes from the coding sequence ATGGCAAAAATCGTCCTGTTCGAGAACATCCATCCGAGCGCCCGCGCGGTCTTCGAAGCCGCCGGCTACACCGATATCGTCACGCACGCAGCGGCCTTGCCGCCGTCGCAGATGCACGACGCCCTGCGCGGCGCGCAGGTGGCGGGGATCCGTTCTCGCACGCACCTGGACGCCGCCTTGCTATCCAGCCCCGACCTGCGCGTGGTGGGCTGCTTTTGCATCGGCACCAACCAGGTCGACCTGGACGCGGCCATGCAGCGCGGCATCCCGGTATTCAACGCACCGTTCTCCAACACCCGCTCGGTTGCCGAACTGGTGCTGGGCGAAGCAATTCTGCTGCTGCGCCGTATTCCGGAAAAGAACGCCCGCGTGCACTTGGGCCATTGGGACAAAAGCGCCGCGGGCGCGTTTGAAACGCGCGGCAAGACGCTGGGCATCGTGGGCTACGGCAACATCGGCTCGCAGATCAGCACGCTGGCCGAAAGCCTGGGCATGCGCGTCATTTACCACGACGTCGAAGCCAAGCTGCCGCTAGGCAATGCACGCCCCGCCGGCACGCTCAACGAGTTGCTGGAGCAAGCCGACGTGGTCACGCTGCACGTGCCGGGCGGCAAGTCGACCGAGAACATCATGAATGCGGAGACCATTGCGCGCATGCAGCGCGGGGCCATCCTCATCAACGCCTCGCGCGGCACGGTGGTGGACATAGACGCGCTGCACGCGGCGCTGAAGTCCGGCCACCTGGCCGGCGCGGCGCTGGACGTTTTCCCCACCGAACCCAAGAGCGCCGACGAACCCTTGGCCAGCCCCTTGATCGGCATGCCCAACGTGATCCTGACCCCGCACATCGGCGGCAGCACGCAGGAATCGCAAGAGAACATCGGCCGTGAAGTGGCCGAAAAGCTGGTGCGTTTCATGCAGGCGGGCACCACCAAGGGCGCGGTCAATTTCCCCGAGCTGCCCTACCTGGAACCGGCCGGCGCCACCCGCATCCTGCACGTACACCGCAACGCGCCGGGCGCGCTGGGCACGCTGGACAACCTGATGGCGCAACATGGCCTGAACATCGTCAGCCAGACGCTGCAAACCAAGGGCCAAATCGGCTACGTCATCACCGACGTAGAAGGCCAGGTCGACGACATCGTCATGACCACCCTGCGCAGCCACCCTATCACCGTCCGCTGCGACAGACTGTAG
- a CDS encoding DUF411 domain-containing protein translates to MNVSRLTRLVLAAALCAPAFATAQGPIKVEVWKTPTCGCCEDWVKHMRDNGFVVTTHDVQDTGPIRRNAGMADYGSCHTAMVDGYAVEGHVPASDVRRLLLEKPDAAGLAAPGMPLGSPGMDGPEYGGRKTPHDVLLVGKQGGAQVFQAYR, encoded by the coding sequence ATGAACGTATCCCGACTGACTCGCCTGGTTCTTGCCGCAGCGCTCTGCGCGCCAGCGTTCGCCACCGCTCAAGGCCCCATCAAGGTCGAGGTCTGGAAAACGCCCACCTGCGGCTGTTGCGAAGACTGGGTCAAGCACATGCGCGACAACGGTTTCGTCGTCACCACCCACGATGTGCAGGACACCGGCCCCATCCGCCGCAACGCGGGCATGGCCGACTACGGCTCGTGCCACACCGCGATGGTCGACGGCTACGCGGTCGAAGGCCACGTGCCCGCCAGCGACGTGCGCCGCCTGCTGCTGGAAAAGCCCGACGCCGCCGGCCTGGCCGCCCCCGGCATGCCGCTGGGTTCACCGGGCATGGATGGCCCCGAATACGGCGGCAGGAAGACCCCGCACGACGTGCTGCTGGTCGGCAAGCAAGGCGGCGCCCAGGTGTTTCAGGCCTATCGTTAA
- a CDS encoding LysR substrate-binding domain-containing protein has product MIKEFKTFIAVARDGTFTGAGTHLGLTQSAVSAQIKRLEEYLGVVLFDRSARAAVLNAHGREMLPQAEELVAMAERMVTTAGAGQVSGSLRIGAIASVQQDLLVGALGRFRAVYPDVRVRVVPGVSLSLLGQVDAGEVDMAVLIRPPFALPPELGWQRLLSEPVVLAMPDSMPVAPWRELLATQPFIRYDRASFGGRVVDIFLKKHRINVHEAVELDEIEAIASMVRHGVGVALLPQLRGLDTTGLRLLPLGDHAFQREIGIIGRLPFDAGSVREKMAECLAEAASS; this is encoded by the coding sequence GTGATAAAAGAATTCAAGACATTCATCGCCGTGGCGCGGGATGGCACCTTCACCGGAGCCGGCACGCATCTGGGCCTGACGCAGTCGGCCGTCAGCGCCCAGATCAAGCGCCTGGAGGAATACCTGGGCGTGGTGCTGTTTGATCGCAGCGCGCGCGCCGCCGTGCTGAATGCCCATGGCCGCGAGATGCTGCCGCAGGCCGAAGAATTGGTGGCCATGGCCGAACGCATGGTCACCACGGCCGGCGCCGGGCAGGTCAGCGGGTCCTTGCGTATCGGGGCGATTGCTTCGGTGCAGCAAGACTTGCTGGTCGGCGCGCTGGGCCGGTTTCGCGCCGTGTATCCCGACGTGCGGGTGCGCGTGGTGCCGGGCGTGTCGCTGTCGCTGTTGGGGCAGGTGGACGCGGGCGAAGTGGACATGGCCGTGCTGATCCGCCCGCCTTTTGCGCTGCCGCCGGAACTAGGCTGGCAGCGTTTGCTGAGCGAGCCGGTGGTGCTGGCCATGCCGGATTCCATGCCCGTGGCACCCTGGCGTGAGCTCTTGGCCACGCAACCGTTCATCCGTTACGACCGTGCGTCGTTCGGTGGGCGCGTGGTGGATATCTTCCTGAAGAAACATCGCATCAATGTGCACGAGGCCGTGGAGCTTGATGAGATCGAGGCCATTGCCAGCATGGTCCGGCACGGCGTTGGCGTGGCACTGCTGCCGCAATTGCGCGGGCTGGACACGACGGGGCTGCGCCTGCTGCCGCTAGGCGACCATGCCTTTCAGCGCGAAATCGGCATCATCGGCCGCCTGCCTTTCGATGCCGGCAGCGTGCGCGAAAAAATGGCGGAATGTTTAGCCGAGGCAGCAAGCTCGTAG
- a CDS encoding biotin-dependent carboxyltransferase family protein codes for MSMTVIKPGMLSSFQDRGRAGYQHQGIPVAGAMDERAHRLANALAGNTGDPATLEITLTGPTLRFDVPACFALAGADLGATLNGQDIPVHRPLVARAGDTLAFGARAATGVRAYLAVHGGFALPPVMGSESTYLRSGFGGFQGRALAKGDQVALRTPLAEGRDLDALHKALWNLRIYLPGVVANKRRESIRFLPGLHWEAFSEASRLAFTTAEFRISPQSDRMGYRLLGPALNMDAPRQMLSEAACFGTVQVPAGGEAIILMADRQTTGGYPKIAQIATVDLPALAQAAPGQTLRFQQIEMEDAQRLDGERERAFAQLHEALAPLRAVLAPA; via the coding sequence ATGAGCATGACCGTCATCAAGCCCGGCATGCTGTCCAGCTTTCAGGACCGAGGCCGCGCGGGCTACCAGCACCAGGGCATTCCCGTAGCGGGCGCGATGGACGAGCGCGCGCACCGGCTTGCCAATGCGCTGGCAGGCAACACGGGCGACCCCGCCACGCTGGAAATCACGCTGACAGGCCCCACCCTGCGTTTTGACGTGCCGGCCTGTTTTGCCCTGGCCGGCGCCGACCTGGGCGCCACGCTGAACGGCCAGGACATTCCCGTGCATCGCCCGCTGGTGGCCCGCGCGGGCGACACGCTGGCCTTCGGCGCCCGTGCCGCAACAGGCGTGCGCGCTTACCTGGCGGTGCACGGCGGCTTTGCGCTACCGCCTGTGATGGGCAGCGAAAGCACGTATCTGCGCAGCGGCTTCGGCGGTTTCCAGGGACGCGCGCTGGCCAAGGGCGACCAGGTTGCGCTACGCACGCCGCTGGCGGAGGGCCGCGACCTGGACGCCTTGCACAAGGCACTGTGGAACCTGCGCATCTATCTGCCCGGCGTGGTGGCCAACAAGCGGCGGGAGTCCATCCGCTTTCTGCCCGGCCTGCACTGGGAAGCGTTTTCGGAGGCCTCGCGACTAGCCTTCACCACGGCCGAATTCCGCATCAGCCCCCAGTCGGATCGCATGGGCTATCGCCTGCTCGGCCCGGCATTGAACATGGACGCGCCGCGCCAGATGCTGTCGGAGGCCGCCTGCTTCGGGACCGTGCAGGTGCCCGCGGGCGGCGAGGCCATCATCCTGATGGCCGACCGGCAAACCACGGGCGGCTATCCCAAGATTGCGCAGATCGCCACGGTGGACCTGCCGGCGCTGGCGCAGGCGGCGCCCGGCCAAACCTTGCGTTTTCAGCAGATAGAGATGGAAGACGCGCAGCGCCTGGATGGGGAACGTGAACGCGCCTTTGCGCAATTGCACGAGGCCTTGGCGCCGCTGCGCGCGGTGCTGGCGCCGGCTTGA
- a CDS encoding GntR family transcriptional regulator, which translates to MDVKAPATIPYFLQEQIRALIVDGTIRPGQPLREQELEQRFGTSRSPIREALRLLELSGLVTHIQRKGFRATLYTEAQIRHLYMLRAELEAYCMRQLADMQDLAPLVAELRSYDQAIASSMAKRDARACIAAAREFYLACARYTGNTPLTSMLSKLYEQVEPLRFLLAKRSVQAHVIQSYTNSITLALTARDVDRAAELTRTYVLEVLPSILEAYREAAGQSTAQATADTPARYARG; encoded by the coding sequence TTGGACGTCAAAGCGCCCGCCACGATTCCGTATTTTCTGCAGGAACAAATCCGCGCGTTGATCGTGGATGGCACGATCCGGCCAGGCCAGCCCTTGCGGGAGCAAGAACTGGAGCAGCGTTTCGGCACCAGCCGCAGCCCGATCCGGGAAGCCCTGCGCCTGCTGGAACTGAGTGGCCTGGTCACGCATATCCAGCGCAAGGGCTTTCGGGCCACGCTCTATACCGAAGCGCAGATCCGTCATCTGTACATGCTGCGCGCCGAACTGGAGGCGTATTGCATGCGCCAGTTGGCCGACATGCAAGACCTGGCGCCGCTGGTTGCCGAACTGCGCAGCTACGACCAGGCGATCGCGTCCTCGATGGCCAAGCGCGACGCGCGCGCCTGCATTGCGGCCGCGCGCGAGTTCTATCTGGCTTGCGCCCGCTATACGGGCAATACCCCGCTGACCAGCATGCTGAGCAAGCTCTACGAACAGGTGGAGCCGCTGCGCTTTCTGCTGGCCAAGCGGTCGGTGCAAGCCCATGTGATCCAGTCGTACACCAACAGCATCACGCTGGCGTTGACGGCACGCGACGTCGACCGCGCTGCTGAGTTGACGCGCACGTATGTGCTGGAAGTGCTGCCGAGCATTCTGGAGGCTTACCGAGAAGCCGCGGGGCAGAGCACGGCGCAAGCCACGGCGGACACGCCCGCCCGTTACGCCCGGGGCTGA
- a CDS encoding IS481 family transposase, with protein MPWKESSLMSCRMEFVQLALQPGSNVRELCRRFDISAKTAYKWLGRYEQNGQAGLQDLSRRPGNSPGRTCEQIEAQVIDLHKRYPYWGPRKLRALLGPTTAPAPSTISAILRRHGYRVQGEDSNVGLANQRFEHEAPNLLWRMDFKGHFALTDARQGRCHPLTLLDDHSRYALCIQACGDERSKTVQQHLKAVFRRYGLPERITADNGPSWASVRGLGLTGLEVWLMRLGVRISHSRPRHPQTQGKLERLHRTLKRELIQARGFSSLLDCQQAMDQWREQYNHVRPHQALGQMPPLSRYRPSPRRYPASLPPIEYEPGDRVLKVRTKGQIIVNGRVVFVGEGMAGLPVAVRPSSQDGVLDVVFLYKIVQQIDLRAPQ; from the coding sequence ATGCCGTGGAAGGAGTCAAGCCTTATGTCCTGCCGAATGGAGTTCGTTCAGCTTGCCCTGCAACCGGGCAGCAATGTGCGGGAGCTTTGCCGGCGTTTCGATATCAGCGCCAAGACCGCATACAAGTGGTTGGGCCGCTACGAGCAGAACGGCCAGGCTGGGTTGCAAGATCTGTCTCGCAGGCCAGGCAATAGTCCTGGGCGCACGTGTGAGCAAATCGAAGCGCAGGTGATCGACCTGCACAAGCGTTACCCGTACTGGGGGCCTCGCAAGTTGCGGGCGCTGCTTGGGCCGACTACGGCGCCCGCGCCCAGTACCATCTCGGCAATTTTGCGACGACATGGCTATCGGGTCCAAGGCGAGGACTCGAACGTCGGGCTGGCGAACCAGCGCTTTGAGCATGAGGCGCCAAACCTGTTGTGGCGGATGGACTTCAAGGGGCACTTTGCCCTGACCGACGCGCGTCAGGGACGGTGCCATCCGCTGACGCTATTGGACGATCACTCACGCTACGCCCTGTGCATCCAGGCTTGTGGCGATGAGCGCAGCAAAACTGTGCAGCAGCACCTGAAGGCCGTATTTCGCCGTTACGGATTGCCCGAACGGATCACCGCGGACAACGGCCCATCCTGGGCATCGGTGCGCGGCCTGGGGCTGACAGGCCTGGAGGTTTGGCTCATGCGGCTGGGTGTGCGTATCAGCCACAGTCGCCCTCGCCACCCGCAAACCCAAGGCAAGCTAGAACGCCTGCATCGAACGCTCAAGCGCGAGTTGATCCAGGCCCGGGGGTTTAGCAGTCTGCTGGACTGCCAGCAAGCCATGGATCAGTGGCGTGAACAGTACAACCACGTCCGGCCCCACCAGGCGTTGGGGCAGATGCCGCCCCTGTCGAGATATAGACCTAGCCCTCGTCGCTATCCTGCCTCGTTGCCCCCGATCGAATACGAGCCGGGCGATCGAGTGCTCAAGGTCAGGACCAAAGGGCAGATCATTGTGAACGGACGCGTCGTCTTCGTCGGAGAGGGAATGGCGGGTCTGCCTGTCGCGGTCAGACCCTCCTCGCAAGACGGCGTGCTTGATGTCGTCTTCCTGTACAAAATTGTTCAACAGATCGACCTCAGAGCACCCCAATAG